In one Nitrospinota bacterium genomic region, the following are encoded:
- a CDS encoding response regulator — translation MADIIFAGEPGEKFGGLEAVMSRHGEPCGRVEMEMTDPEFLEKAEKAECCVIISRFHEGDLASIKAMQLVRMKKPCVKFIFITAEELTAPILTLMFNEGAYGILREPVSAEGAAQLVRQAIKKSRWEMDEAALNRDLRHTNEALNTKVERLELELSRARDLTDRLERLSYFLFSDRQFKPKTVKILLISDSAYQRNAMEGLFGGMGFTVTAAGSAEEAIPRIKSEKPHIVVSDLELPGMSGVDMAKEVKGQKGYPPVYFVILTANEDKVDYILSPETKVDDCVIKPGDTEKFYGVATKVALGILTL, via the coding sequence ATGGCGGACATAATATTCGCCGGGGAGCCGGGGGAGAAGTTCGGCGGGCTGGAGGCTGTGATGAGCCGCCACGGCGAGCCGTGCGGCCGGGTGGAGATGGAGATGACCGACCCGGAGTTCCTCGAAAAGGCGGAGAAGGCCGAATGCTGCGTGATAATCTCCCGGTTCCACGAAGGGGACCTGGCCTCCATCAAGGCGATGCAGCTTGTGCGGATGAAAAAGCCGTGCGTGAAGTTCATATTCATCACCGCGGAGGAGCTGACCGCGCCGATCCTCACCCTGATGTTCAACGAGGGGGCCTACGGGATATTGCGGGAGCCGGTTTCGGCGGAGGGGGCCGCGCAGCTTGTGCGGCAGGCGATTAAAAAATCGCGGTGGGAGATGGACGAGGCGGCGCTCAACCGGGACCTGCGCCACACCAACGAGGCGCTAAACACGAAAGTGGAACGGCTGGAGCTGGAGTTGAGCCGCGCGCGCGACCTTACCGACAGGCTCGAGCGCCTGTCGTACTTCCTTTTTTCCGACAGGCAGTTCAAGCCCAAAACGGTGAAGATACTGCTTATTTCCGATTCGGCGTACCAGCGCAACGCAATGGAGGGTCTTTTTGGCGGCATGGGTTTCACGGTTACCGCCGCAGGAAGCGCGGAGGAGGCGATCCCGAGGATAAAAAGCGAGAAGCCGCATATCGTGGTGTCCGACCTGGAGCTGCCCGGCATGTCCGGAGTGGATATGGCAAAGGAAGTGAAGGGGCAGAAGGGCTATCCGCCGGTCTATTTCGTCATCCTCACCGCCAACGAGGACAAGGTGGACTATATCCTGTCGCCAGAAACAAAGGTGGACGACTGTGTTATTAAGCCGGGGGACACGGAGAAGTTTTACGGAGTGGCCACGAAGGTGGCGCTGGGGATACTTACGCTTTGA
- a CDS encoding helix-turn-helix domain-containing protein translates to MPPTKTKAARQAALKTFKERLQFLIGQTKPYAWCKLVGIEKGLFQYYWQKGKIPKYENLIKIRDFTGCSLDWLMTGEGDSFPDRLDNMDTNARTILGQADMQIDKLEKMINRLKKLKVEAEKLKKK, encoded by the coding sequence ATGCCGCCGACAAAAACCAAGGCCGCCAGACAAGCCGCGCTAAAGACCTTCAAAGAACGGCTTCAGTTCCTCATCGGGCAGACCAAGCCGTACGCATGGTGCAAGCTTGTGGGGATCGAAAAAGGATTGTTCCAGTATTACTGGCAGAAGGGCAAGATACCGAAATACGAAAACCTGATTAAGATACGCGATTTCACCGGCTGCTCGCTGGATTGGCTGATGACCGGCGAGGGGGACTCCTTCCCCGACAGGCTCGACAACATGGATACCAACGCCAGGACCATTCTGGGCCAGGCGGACATGCAGATAGACAAACTGGAAAAAATGATAAACCGTCTCAAAAAGCTCAAGGTAGAGGCGGAAAAGCTTAAAAAGAAATAG